The segment CTGGATGAAATCGGTTTGGATTCCTGATATATGGCAGTCATATTAACATTTAGAAGTTATTTCGGGGGTTGTTATTGTAATCAAAACTAAATATAATTGAGTTCTTTGTGAAATATTGCAATCTGATATCTTGGGAAAAAGTACCTGAATCAAAAAGAATTCAGCTGATTTAGGTAGACATAATATTGTGGAAAAAAAGACTGCTTTAAGTAGTTACACCTGACCCAGTGCAACAGGCAGGATTATTGAACATTTCTCCATATGTACATGTTTCGGCCCCACCGATGAATGCGTCACTGTTCAGGTCAATAGCCATTGGTTTCTCATAATCCATCTTTTCCATTTTTACCACAAGACATTCTTTTGTTCTACTTGTATATGAGTTTGTTTGAGTTACAACAAGGATAGTGATAGTATGATGGAAAATTCGGACTATCTGCACACTATTATAAATTTAGCCAGAAATTCCCATCAGGGTTTGAAGGAACTTTTCGATCGATAAAAAACGTGGAAGTTTCTACTTACGCAATTGATCCGGATATAATATCTTCATCTTTGAATTTTTAATATACTGTATTTGTAGATTCAGATCTCAATATTCTCTTAGCATATGTTAAATTCAATATTCTGGTTTCTAGTTAGCCATTATCTTTTTCATGATATTTTCAAATCTTGTATTACTGATCGGATGATGACTGATGACTTTTCCGTTGTAAATAATGCAGAAGGTCCCAAATGCGCAGGGTGTTTGCCTTATTTTTTGTGGACTTTCTAGATCTATCAGGACGGGAGTCTGGTGATATTTTTCTTTCGCAGTTTTCATAATTGCCTCAACGTTTTTTTCAGAATATGGACACTGGGCAGATCTTATTATAGTCAGGCCAGAGGGATAATCTGCAGCCCGTGATGAAATATCATTAGAAAATCGGGGCATTTTATTGTCAATATGAAACGACAATGTAAGGAGATCAAAGTCAGGCTGTACAGAATCGGTGATGGTAAAACCAAGATTGATGAAAATATCTTTCTTTGCCATGAATGCTCCAGAGCGGGTGACTACTGCGACACCTTTAAAGTCCCCCTCTTTCGCCTCTCTGATACATTCCCTGATTAATTTTTTTCCATATCCTCTTCCTTTGTATTCTTTATTAAAACCAGTAAATAAGCATTGAATAAAAAGATATCCGTCTGCCTCAACCGGTCGGTGAGCGATTTCTCCTGGCATATATTCAATCATACCCTGATATCCTGCTGATTCTGAAAAAAGGATTTTCATCCTGAGTCCCTTGGGATAGTATTCTTTAAACCAGTTGATCTTCTTCCTGAGTTCTAGGTGTTTTTCCATATTTTTGTACCCACAGACTCCATATTGGGCAATGTTTTCAGGAATTATATTAATAATTTCAAGATCGTGCATACAGAATCCGATTAAATTGATATCTCAAAAAGGAATATATAATTTCTGAAAACACATTCTAATTATTTTGAGGCTATCCAATGGAAGTTTTTAGATTGGACAGCCTTATTAGGGCTGTCAGTATTTCCTGGATGATGGTTCAAGATCTGATGGAGTAGATATCACCGTCATTGAATGAAAAGGATTATTCGTTATGTATTGTTTGAAAACAAATATTTCCTGAAATAATACATACAAAAAAAGTCTTTAGGAATTAATAGTTCAAAGCCGCTGGAGGGACTTGAACCCTCGACCTGCTGATTACGAATCAGCCGCTATACCGCTAAGCCACAACGGCGTGCCTATATATGTCGATCTCCTGACATAAAAAAAAATCGTTAAAATATATTTTACGAGTATCCGGTCATTGACGTAACATTCTGTGCTTTTTCCTTTGATGCTTCAAGTGGCCGGAACTTTTGTTCATATTCTCCAACTGTTCTCTGAAGTACCTCTAACAGATTCTTTGCATGGGTTGGTGAGATGCTGACTACTGCCTTGCCCCGGGCCTGGTTGATTCCCGGAATCTGGTGAAGGAACATAAACGTAAACTCATCCTCTTTATAAGCGATCTGGATCATATTACTGTATACGGGCTCCAGGTTTGGGGGAATAGTCACCTGAATCTCATTTGAGGTCATACCTACATCTTATATGGGATCTGCATTAAATTGACCGAATCAAACAATAAAACCGGGGATACTATTTCGATATCTTCAATTATTCAGGCATACCGGTGTCCACGACGATACTACTTTTCAAGACATGACCCGGTGATATCCTCTGGAAAGTATACCATCTGCAAGCAGGTGTCTCTCTGTAAGGATCAGACACCTGATGAAGATCAACTCTGGGAAGAAATATGTTTGATCGATCCTACCGTGAAGCCAGACCTGCGGGAATATCTTTCCCGGTGCCTGGAGATTATGGCCCACACACCGGTTGTTAAGTATACTGACAGTGATATTCAGGTTCATTCTGTTCGGTACGGGATCTATGGACTTGTTGACAAACTTGACTCTTCTTCAAACACGATCTCAATAATCAGAAGTTCGGGAGCTCCTGCATACGGGTGCTGGTCTGATGACCGGGTTCGGTTAGCTGCCTGTATTCTTTGTCTCAAAGAATCTACTGGCATTGATATAGTTGGGGGAAATATCGAGTACATTCCTGATGGAATTGTCAGGTACTGTGAACCGCAACCACGGGACCGGCGAAGACTATTGCAGGCATTGCACATGGCGCAAAAAGTGATGAATGGCAATCTTCTGGATAAACCGGTGAATGCCCCATGTAAAAAATGTCTGTATGTGAATCAGTGTAATCCTGACAAACCAAAAACACTCTCAAGCATTCTCTTCAAGAAGTGAAAGTGATCTGATAAACTCACCTTTCGCCTCCCGGGTAGTTCCGACAATGAGCCACTTTTGATCACCGTGTTTTTCTACAATACCCTGTGCCTCTATCGTCTCACCTTTCTTTGCCTGTCCGGTATAGGTATGGGTAAATGATAAAACCCGGTTGATTTCAGGATGAGAAATCTCAAAGATTGACGGACTGTCAAAGGCGAATGTATCATCTATAACAGATGCTTCGATGGTCCGGGTTCCAAGTACCTCTCCTTTATGCATCACAAAACCGGGCAGGTCTTCATACCCCCGGGAATAGAGGAGATCAAAATAGGTACCGTCTATCTGCCCGCGATTCCACTTTCGTTGCTCATGAAGGATAAACTCCTCGTACCCAAGATCCGGATTGCGTTTTTTATATACGGTCTTCCAGAGACTATCATCAAGATCTTCGATATCACCGGATACAATTCCCTCTTTCAGTCGTTCCTGGGCACGGGAAAACCAGTTCCCATACACGACCCCGTCGATATCTGATCCAGAATCCGCAATTTCGCAAAGTCGGGATCCGGTAACACCAAATGTTCCTTCCGGAAGATTGAATATTTCCTTGAACCGGTTAACCGCTGAATCTCGATCAGCAATAACCGACAATTTTTCATCTGGCTTGAGTATCTCTACAATATCTGAAAGAGGAATCCTGTGAACAAGGCCTGAGTACTCGGGCTTCTTCTTCTGGATCAGGGCATATGCTTCTTCAAAGTCTACCTTTCGATATCTGATTCCCTTTGGATCAACACGTTCACCAGATGGATCAGGGATATACCGGAGAACACAACCAACACCCCCATTCGTATCGTATGCAGCTACTGCATAAAGCCAGTTATCAGCATCCCTGATAAAGTCGCGGATTCTGATTGGACGAGTATTCATTCTATCCACTCTGCAAGCATGGCTGCTATCCGTTCAATATCTGCTCCCGGACGAATAATCTCCCTGTTCACCAGATCTACAACCGTTGATGGCGTGCCTTTGAGTGCCCCAACATCAATGGCAAAATCATGTGGGACCAGGGCATCATTAATCGTTATCGGGGAGGGAGCTCCTGAAAGATTGGCACTGGTTGCAGTTATCGGGCTGTCAAACCTGTTTATTATCTCAAGTGCTACATCCTGTGCCGGATACCTGATACCAATAAGATTGGTTCCAGAAGTCAGAAGGGAAGGAAGTACTGACCGTGCCTTAAGAACCAGTGTTACCGGTCCTGGCAGAAATTCGTTGAGAAACGCTTCTGCAATCTCATCAACATAGGCAACGGCTGATATCATCTCTACATCACAAACTGCAATAGAAAGTGGTTTGTGATATTCGCGACCTTTCGCCTCATAGACTTTATGAATCGCCTCTTCTGAGAGGGCATCAGCCCCCAGACCGTATAGAGTATCAGTCGGATATACGATAAGTCCGTCTTTATTCAGGACATCAACTGCTTTTTTAATCTGCTCTTTCAAAATTTTCTCCCCTGTACCCGGTATAAATCAAAAACTGCTATCGATGAAACATGCATGACTGCGAATACACCTGCTTGTATTGGATCGGTTACGACAAGATCGGCATGATCAACAACCGTACCTGCCATGTTTAGTGCAATTACCGGAATTCCCGAAGCCCTCACCCTGTCGACTGCTCTAGATACCTCTCCTCCCATCAGAGATCCGGCAAGGACAAGCATGGATGCCCTCGGCAGTCTTGCTACGGCATCAACAGCTTGGGTAAGAGTCTTTTCACCAACGAGCGGGATTGTATCAACTGAAATTCTCTCTCCCCTGATATTATGCCGGTCTGCCTCGTTAACTGCTCCAAGGGCTACCTGAGCAACCTGTGCACCGCCACCGATGATGATAACCCTCTTTCCATAAATATCGCCGAAGGAGCGATGGATAATGACTTCACTGACTCCAGGAAGATTCTGAAGACTGGTGATGAGATGATCTTCAATGATCTCTCCTTCAAATTCAACATAAAGTTCTTCGTATGTCTCATCACACTGTCCTTCACAGGCTTCTAGGTGTATCATGACAATGTTTGCCTTATGTTCTGCAAACACTGTTGCAATATCTTTCAAAACTCCTGACTTGTTTCTTGCTATGATACAGACTGCCTTGAGTCCTTCTTCAGATCCCGTTCTGAATCAACTCCTATCCATCATCAATAATAATCAGAATTTTTCTTGTTCTGGTTTCCAAAGTAGAGTTGACGTTACCAAAGATACAATTTTTCTCGATCCTGTAAAAAAACAGTTATGGATCACGTCGGTGCATGATCCCCTGAAGAAGCATCTTGATAACCATGCCGACTGCAAAGAGGCAGAGTAGAAGAACAAACCACATGAGCACTCCGACATTGTGCTGAACTACCGGAACATTTCCGATTATATTACCTCCAAGAACAAGTCCCCCGGCCCAGAGAAGACCGCCGGCTATGTTATATATCAGGAACCAACGATAGTGCATATTTCCAATTCCCGCGAGGAAGGGGGCAAAAGTTCTGATATATGGAACAAATCGTGCAACAACAATGGTGGCACCGCCCCATCTGGCGTAAAATTCCCTGGTAAATTGGATCCATTCCCCTTTTACAAACCCTGAAAGTCTCCCGGTCATCATCCTTTCTCCAGCATAACGACCGATCCAGAAGTTTGCAGTGTCACCAAGAATGGCGGCAGATGCTACAACAACAAGTAGGAGCGGAAGGTCCAGAACTCCGGATCCTGCTAGTGCTCCGGCAATAAAGAGCAGTGAATCGCCCGGAAGAAATGGTGTTATTACAAAACCGGTTTCGCAAAAGATGATGATAAAAAGAACAAGGTAGATGAGCAGACCAAGTTCACCGGCCATTTGGGATAACGATTGATCAAGGTTGAGGAAGAGATCGAGAGGATTGACGGACATGCTCATAGGAGATTGTTCGTGCCTCCTCATGAGGTTTCCCGCAAAAAATGATTTTCACTCTCATTTATTCAGGGTACTTGCTTCTGATAACAAGTCCTGATAAGGAAATATCTTTGCCTGGACGTCATGGAAGAATGAGAATAACCCGTTCTCACCTGAAAGAATCAGACAGGCTAATATCGCGGGAAGACCAATGGAGATCATCCATGAAAAGGAAAGTCCTTACTGCAGTTGACGGATCACCTGAGGCAGATACAGCCCTTCTGAAGGTAATTGAGTATTTTAATACAGAGGAGATTGAACTTCATGCGATTTATGTCATTTCGCCTTCAAAATATGCCACTATAGAGGGAGCTGCTGGATATGAAGGAATATCCACACTTCATGAAATCAGGGACCGTATCATAGCAGAGGAAAAAGAAGCGGTTACTGAGAGAGTGAAGAATATCGCCCATGATCACGGTCTTGAGATCTCGTTAATTGTAAGGCTTGGAGATCCACGAAGTGAGATCCTGAAAGCAGCAGACGAGATCAATGCAGACATTATCGCTGTTGGTTCAACAGGGAAAGGTCTTGGTCAGCGGATTCTACTTGGTAGTGTGAGTACTTACATTGTCACTCATTCCAAGATTTCAACGATTGTTATCAGATAATCGGTACATGGCTGAACACCTCCGGTAACTTCCCGACAATTACCTTTTATTCTATGATGCAGAGAATTGGCTATGCTGCCTCATACTCTTCTCTCTCTGCTGCTGTGTCTATTTATCCTGGTATCAGGGTGTACGGCACTTGATAAACCAGTGGACTTCGTAAATCCGGGTTTACAAGTTTCTGATACATATGGTGCTACAGAGAACGCTGCCCCGGCCCCACTTGCTGAAAAAAGAGCAGCCGGTGGTACTAACCTCGTGACACAATCATTAGAACCACTTACGCAATCAGACCAGAAGATCATAAACACGGCAGATCTTTCGCTGCAGGTTTCTGATGTCAGAAAGACAGCCGACTCAATTAAAGAAATTGTGACGAAAAGTGAAGGTGTTGTTCAGTCATCATCAGTATCAGCAGGACGTGAGGACAAATACACCGGTGTCGTGACTGTTCGTGTTCCTTCATCAAAGTTTGATAAAACTCTTAATGAAATTCAGATTCTTGGAAAAGTTACGACGAGTAGCGTTACAGCCCAGGATGTTACTGAAGAATACGTTGATTTGGATGCTCAAAAGAATGCTCTTACCAATCAACTCTCGCAGTATAACCGGATACTCGGACAGGCTGTTAATGTCTCTGAAATTCTTGAGGTTCAGCGTGAGATCGAACGGATTCAGGTTGAACTCGACCGGATAACCGGGAAGATGAAATATCTTGATAACCGGATAACTTTCTCAACCATCACTGTTCGTCTGTCAGAACCTGCATCTGTTGTTCCTTCTCCCGGCTATTCTATCACTTCAGTGATCAGTCAGGCAATTGGAGGATTCGCAGATACCGTTGTCTGGCTCGTGATCATGATTATGACCTTACTTCCTGTCATCATCATTGCCGCAATTGGAGTTATCATCTATTCCAGGTGGAAAGTACGGCGATCGAACTGAATTTTTTATTTTTTTGCACGTGAATCTATGACCTGTAAGGTCAAACCTCCTGTATGAATCTGGAGGAGGAAGTTCTGGTGCTCCGGGATGTTCTGATACCCGGAGGGAGGGTCTGTGATATTACCCTTTCAGACGGCAGGGTTTCCCATCTTGGCGCATCAGGAAAGGCTGATACGATATACAAATGTAACGATCAGATCGTCCTTCCTGCAGGCATTGATATGCATGTGCATATGCGAGACGGAATCCAGGCTCAAAAAGAAGACTGGGAGTCTGGAACTAAAAGTGCTCTTGCCGGAGGAGTGACTGTTGTTGTTGACCAGCCGAACACTATACCTCCTATAACAACCGGGAAGATTCTTCAGGATCGTGCGCACCTTGCAGAGGAGCAGGCATACTGCAACTTTGCCATAAATGCGGGTGTTACAACTGATGCTGATCTGGAAGGCATGGCACGGGCCGGTGCAATGGCATTTGGAGAAACGTTTGCCGGTCCTTCTAGTTATGGAGAGGCTCTCACGCGTGACGATCTTGAGTCTGCTATTCATACCATCAAAAACCTCGACGGACTTGTGACACTCCATGCTGAAGTTGTGCAAGAGGGTCAGGACAACACACTTGCTACACATGATACGCTGCGATCCATCGCTGGAGAAAAACAGGCAGTTCAAATAATCCAGGAAATTGCTACACCAGGATCCCGGATACATTTCTGTCACATTTCATGTGCCGACACGATATCGACTATAAAAAGTAAAGATATTGGGACTATCGAGGTGACCCCTCATCACCTCTTTCTTTCACATGATTCCTGTACTCCTGATGATACACATGCCAAGGTTAACCCTCCTCTGCGGACAGAACATGAACGTAAGCGGTTATGGGAATGCTGGAACAAGATAGATGTCATTGCTTCTGATCACGCTCCCCATACACTACAGGAAAAATCAGTACCCTTCTCTGATGCT is part of the Methanospirillum lacunae genome and harbors:
- a CDS encoding DUF4349 domain-containing protein — translated: MLPHTLLSLLLCLFILVSGCTALDKPVDFVNPGLQVSDTYGATENAAPAPLAEKRAAGGTNLVTQSLEPLTQSDQKIINTADLSLQVSDVRKTADSIKEIVTKSEGVVQSSSVSAGREDKYTGVVTVRVPSSKFDKTLNEIQILGKVTTSSVTAQDVTEEYVDLDAQKNALTNQLSQYNRILGQAVNVSEILEVQREIERIQVELDRITGKMKYLDNRITFSTITVRLSEPASVVPSPGYSITSVISQAIGGFADTVVWLVIMIMTLLPVIIIAAIGVIIYSRWKVRRSN
- a CDS encoding VTT domain-containing protein; amino-acid sequence: MSMSVNPLDLFLNLDQSLSQMAGELGLLIYLVLFIIIFCETGFVITPFLPGDSLLFIAGALAGSGVLDLPLLLVVVASAAILGDTANFWIGRYAGERMMTGRLSGFVKGEWIQFTREFYARWGGATIVVARFVPYIRTFAPFLAGIGNMHYRWFLIYNIAGGLLWAGGLVLGGNIIGNVPVVQHNVGVLMWFVLLLCLFAVGMVIKMLLQGIMHRRDP
- a CDS encoding DUF5612 domain-containing protein, which encodes MKDIATVFAEHKANIVMIHLEACEGQCDETYEELYVEFEGEIIEDHLITSLQNLPGVSEVIIHRSFGDIYGKRVIIIGGGAQVAQVALGAVNEADRHNIRGERISVDTIPLVGEKTLTQAVDAVARLPRASMLVLAGSLMGGEVSRAVDRVRASGIPVIALNMAGTVVDHADLVVTDPIQAGVFAVMHVSSIAVFDLYRVQGRKF
- a CDS encoding CRISPR-associated protein Cas4, which translates into the protein MTESNNKTGDTISISSIIQAYRCPRRYYFSRHDPVISSGKYTICKQVSLCKDQTPDEDQLWEEICLIDPTVKPDLREYLSRCLEIMAHTPVVKYTDSDIQVHSVRYGIYGLVDKLDSSSNTISIIRSSGAPAYGCWSDDRVRLAACILCLKESTGIDIVGGNIEYIPDGIVRYCEPQPRDRRRLLQALHMAQKVMNGNLLDKPVNAPCKKCLYVNQCNPDKPKTLSSILFKK
- a CDS encoding L-threonylcarbamoyladenylate synthase, which codes for MKEQIKKAVDVLNKDGLIVYPTDTLYGLGADALSEEAIHKVYEAKGREYHKPLSIAVCDVEMISAVAYVDEIAEAFLNEFLPGPVTLVLKARSVLPSLLTSGTNLIGIRYPAQDVALEIINRFDSPITATSANLSGAPSPITINDALVPHDFAIDVGALKGTPSTVVDLVNREIIRPGADIERIAAMLAEWIE
- a CDS encoding universal stress protein, which gives rise to MKRKVLTAVDGSPEADTALLKVIEYFNTEEIELHAIYVISPSKYATIEGAAGYEGISTLHEIRDRIIAEEKEAVTERVKNIAHDHGLEISLIVRLGDPRSEILKAADEINADIIAVGSTGKGLGQRILLGSVSTYIVTHSKISTIVIR
- the pyrC gene encoding dihydroorotase, which produces MNLEEEVLVLRDVLIPGGRVCDITLSDGRVSHLGASGKADTIYKCNDQIVLPAGIDMHVHMRDGIQAQKEDWESGTKSALAGGVTVVVDQPNTIPPITTGKILQDRAHLAEEQAYCNFAINAGVTTDADLEGMARAGAMAFGETFAGPSSYGEALTRDDLESAIHTIKNLDGLVTLHAEVVQEGQDNTLATHDTLRSIAGEKQAVQIIQEIATPGSRIHFCHISCADTISTIKSKDIGTIEVTPHHLFLSHDSCTPDDTHAKVNPPLRTEHERKRLWECWNKIDVIASDHAPHTLQEKSVPFSDAPSGIPGVETMIPLLMAEVHNGRISRIDVIEKTSTNPARILGIEPAGYQPGMRADFALYPKVCTSIQAENLFSKAGWTPYEGMEGVFPDTVIMAGQVAYDQKACIKTNPTWIKGRGYIPVK
- a CDS encoding DUF3467 domain-containing protein — its product is MTSNEIQVTIPPNLEPVYSNMIQIAYKEDEFTFMFLHQIPGINQARGKAVVSISPTHAKNLLEVLQRTVGEYEQKFRPLEASKEKAQNVTSMTGYS
- a CDS encoding DNA polymerase subunit beta; its protein translation is MNTRPIRIRDFIRDADNWLYAVAAYDTNGGVGCVLRYIPDPSGERVDPKGIRYRKVDFEEAYALIQKKKPEYSGLVHRIPLSDIVEILKPDEKLSVIADRDSAVNRFKEIFNLPEGTFGVTGSRLCEIADSGSDIDGVVYGNWFSRAQERLKEGIVSGDIEDLDDSLWKTVYKKRNPDLGYEEFILHEQRKWNRGQIDGTYFDLLYSRGYEDLPGFVMHKGEVLGTRTIEASVIDDTFAFDSPSIFEISHPEINRVLSFTHTYTGQAKKGETIEAQGIVEKHGDQKWLIVGTTREAKGEFIRSLSLLEENA
- a CDS encoding GNAT family N-acetyltransferase — encoded protein: MHDLEIINIIPENIAQYGVCGYKNMEKHLELRKKINWFKEYYPKGLRMKILFSESAGYQGMIEYMPGEIAHRPVEADGYLFIQCLFTGFNKEYKGRGYGKKLIRECIREAKEGDFKGVAVVTRSGAFMAKKDIFINLGFTITDSVQPDFDLLTLSFHIDNKMPRFSNDISSRAADYPSGLTIIRSAQCPYSEKNVEAIMKTAKEKYHQTPVLIDLESPQKIRQTPCAFGTFCIIYNGKVISHHPISNTRFENIMKKIMAN